The Candidatus Baltobacteraceae bacterium genome includes a region encoding these proteins:
- a CDS encoding ABC transporter permease, whose product MRFLDMFGAHVRARLLELLRIPAFIVPTLTFPALFFLLFAMPWAHTREIATGEMLSFVAFAVIGVTLFQFGVGVSAERAQPWERYLRTLPAPLAARFGARLVCALVFGAISAALVVLLAVSRTPAALSTAGWFELAAFALAGGVPFVLFGLTIGYWTNGRAAVPIANVLYLLLSFAGGLWMPPAFLPHFAQIVSPYLPTRQFGELLWSITGSRHPNHALTVLGIYAVLFGAMAAAGYRRDERARYA is encoded by the coding sequence GTGAGATTCTTGGATATGTTCGGCGCGCACGTGCGCGCGCGACTGCTTGAGTTGCTGCGAATTCCGGCGTTTATCGTTCCGACGCTGACCTTTCCGGCGCTCTTCTTTCTACTCTTCGCAATGCCGTGGGCGCATACGCGCGAGATCGCGACCGGAGAGATGCTTTCATTCGTCGCCTTCGCGGTAATAGGAGTAACGCTCTTTCAATTCGGAGTCGGCGTCTCGGCCGAGCGCGCGCAGCCGTGGGAGCGATATCTGCGAACGCTCCCCGCTCCGCTCGCGGCGCGTTTTGGAGCACGGCTCGTCTGCGCGCTGGTCTTTGGCGCGATCTCCGCGGCGCTCGTCGTCCTGCTCGCGGTTTCGCGAACGCCCGCCGCGCTCTCGACCGCCGGTTGGTTCGAACTAGCCGCCTTCGCGCTGGCCGGCGGCGTTCCGTTCGTACTCTTCGGATTGACGATCGGCTATTGGACGAACGGTCGAGCGGCCGTGCCGATCGCCAACGTCCTCTATCTGCTGCTTTCGTTTGCCGGCGGGTTGTGGATGCCACCCGCCTTCTTGCCGCACTTCGCGCAGATCGTCTCGCCGTATTTGCCGACGCGCCAATTCGGCGAATTGCTCTGGAGCATAACCGGCTCGCGTCATCCGAATCACGCTCTGACGGTTTTGGGGATCTACGCCGTACTATTTGGAGCGATGGCGGCAGCGGGATATCGTCGCGACGAGCGCGCGAGGTACGCGTAA
- a CDS encoding ABC transporter ATP-binding protein, with amino-acid sequence MIVRAQRLCKRYRANKAVDDVSFDIGRGEVVAVLGPNGAGKTTTLEMLLGLRSPTSGTARLFDADPRDLAVRRRLGATPQQSSFPETLRVVEIAEFVAAQFPNPAGVLSTLGAFDLESLARRQAGGLSGGESRRLALALAFIGNPELIVLDEPTTGLDVESRHRIWSFVREYAAGGGTVLLSTHYIEEAELLASRVLVFNRGQIAFDASPAELRARLGTRRVAYDLDGRRVEVPGSDTDRVVRALVRDGVEFRNLRIEESSLEDAFLQVTGGAA; translated from the coding sequence ATGATCGTGCGCGCGCAACGACTCTGTAAACGCTATAGGGCGAACAAAGCCGTGGACGACGTGTCGTTTGACATCGGCCGCGGCGAGGTCGTCGCCGTGCTCGGGCCCAACGGTGCGGGCAAGACGACCACGCTTGAAATGCTGCTCGGATTACGGTCGCCCACGAGCGGGACGGCGCGATTGTTCGACGCCGACCCGCGCGATCTCGCCGTGCGCCGGCGACTTGGAGCGACGCCGCAGCAGAGCAGCTTTCCCGAAACGCTGCGCGTCGTCGAAATTGCCGAATTCGTCGCCGCGCAATTTCCTAATCCCGCCGGGGTACTTTCGACCCTCGGCGCCTTCGATCTGGAATCGCTCGCGCGCCGTCAGGCCGGCGGCCTCTCCGGGGGAGAATCGCGGCGGCTCGCGTTGGCACTTGCGTTTATCGGAAACCCCGAGCTGATCGTCCTCGACGAGCCCACGACCGGTCTCGATGTCGAATCGAGGCATCGCATTTGGTCGTTCGTACGCGAGTATGCCGCCGGCGGCGGGACCGTGCTTCTAAGCACGCACTACATAGAAGAGGCCGAACTGCTGGCCTCGCGCGTGCTCGTGTTCAATCGCGGACAAATCGCCTTCGACGCCTCGCCCGCGGAACTGCGCGCCCGGCTCGGAACGCGTCGCGTCGCCTACGATCTCGACGGTCGGCGCGTGGAGGTCCCCGGATCGGACACCGATCGCGTCGTGCGCGCGCTGGTGCGCGACGGCGTCGAGTTTCGTAATTTACGCATCGAAGAGTCCTCGCTCGAGGATGCGTTCCTGCAAGTTACCGGAGGTGCGGCGTGA
- a CDS encoding transcriptional regulator: protein MDELLLSKIRLGVIAELLAAEWIAFSELQRATQTTNGNLGAHLGKLVDAGYVAEEKSFVDRRPQTRYRLTPAGRAAFVKHVEEMQFLLKGASS, encoded by the coding sequence ATGGATGAACTGCTGCTTTCCAAGATCCGCCTAGGCGTGATCGCGGAGTTGCTCGCGGCGGAGTGGATTGCGTTTAGCGAACTGCAGCGCGCGACGCAAACGACCAACGGCAATCTCGGCGCGCATCTCGGAAAGCTGGTCGACGCCGGGTACGTCGCCGAGGAGAAAAGCTTCGTGGATCGCCGCCCACAGACGCGTTATCGCCTGACGCCGGCCGGGCGCGCGGCGTTCGTCAAGCACGTCGAAGAGATGCAATTCCTTTTGAAAGGTGCCTCGTCATGA